From the Candidatus Binatia bacterium genome, one window contains:
- a CDS encoding 3-deoxy-7-phosphoheptulonate synthase, giving the protein MIIVMKADVDPDSAAVREVVKVAERYPEVRAVVRKIQGATRVLTEVYLLGPTTSIPVEPFEEMEAVEKVIRIHEKYRAIGRHEGQAEVVGFEYNGLQFTQDTFHVFAGLCAVDTRENVELMFRALRDVGLTTTRAGAYKPRTSPYDFQGHGKNCLPYVFELAGKYGIKIIAMEVTHESHVDEIRNALAAAGNPTGVMLQIGTRNAQNFELLKAVGQQQDFPILFKRGMGITLDESLNACEYLATGGNHRIVFCLRGMKTHLGDPHRNFVDFAHVPVVKRLTRLPVCIDPSHSVGKKAMAPDGILDIAHVTAQGIIAGANMVLVDFHPRPEEALCDGPQALLLSELEPFLRDVELVRKTYLERLRIYAHAEVAPRATGTA; this is encoded by the coding sequence ATGATCATCGTGATGAAAGCCGACGTCGACCCGGACTCGGCCGCGGTGCGGGAAGTCGTCAAAGTGGCCGAGCGTTACCCCGAAGTGCGTGCGGTGGTGCGCAAGATCCAGGGTGCAACGCGCGTGCTCACCGAAGTCTACTTGCTTGGCCCCACAACCTCGATTCCGGTCGAACCCTTCGAGGAAATGGAAGCCGTGGAAAAGGTGATCCGCATTCACGAAAAATACCGCGCCATCGGGCGGCACGAGGGCCAAGCCGAGGTGGTGGGTTTCGAATACAACGGGTTGCAGTTTACCCAGGACACATTCCATGTGTTCGCCGGCCTATGTGCGGTGGACACGCGGGAAAATGTGGAGCTCATGTTTCGGGCGCTGCGCGATGTCGGACTCACGACCACGCGGGCGGGCGCATACAAACCGCGGACGAGTCCTTATGACTTCCAAGGCCACGGCAAGAACTGCCTACCCTACGTATTCGAATTGGCGGGCAAATACGGCATCAAGATTATCGCGATGGAGGTTACGCACGAGTCGCACGTCGACGAAATCCGCAACGCCCTCGCTGCGGCTGGCAACCCCACCGGAGTGATGTTGCAAATCGGTACCCGGAATGCGCAAAACTTCGAGCTACTCAAAGCGGTGGGCCAGCAACAGGATTTCCCCATCCTGTTTAAGCGCGGCATGGGAATTACACTCGATGAATCGCTCAATGCGTGCGAATATCTGGCCACTGGCGGCAACCACCGGATCGTGTTTTGCCTGCGTGGGATGAAAACGCATCTTGGCGACCCGCACCGGAACTTTGTCGACTTCGCGCACGTGCCGGTGGTCAAACGCCTGACGCGGCTCCCCGTGTGCATCGACCCCTCGCACTCCGTAGGCAAGAAGGCCATGGCGCCGGACGGAATTTTGGACATCGCGCACGTGACCGCGCAGGGGATCATCGCTGGCGCGAATATGGTCTTGGTGGATTTCCACCCACGGCCCGAGGAGGCACTGTGCGACGGGCCGCAAGCGCTCTTGCTCTCGGAACTTGAGCCGTTTTTGCGCGACGTCGAACTGGTGCGCAAAACCTACCTCGAACGGCTGCGCATTTACGCCCACGCGGAAGTTGCCCCGCGCGCCACGGGAACCGCGTAA
- a CDS encoding NapC/NirT family cytochrome c, translating to MSERPSLWRNPLSTAGWAIAALALVAFVFLWLYDTLAPGPSAPYAGIVIFIVTPAFLLFGLALVPVGWWWSWRRWKRTGAPWVLEWPVIDLNRAATRRAVAGAAAAGTGFLFLSAFGAFQAYEATESVTFCGALCHHVMGPEYAAYQISPHARVACVECHVGSGADWYIRSKVSGVRQLYAYLTHRYARPIPVPIHNLRPATETCQTCHWPEKSYGVVGRRYVYFLADEQNSRWETDLELLVGGGRPGTPAASGIHWHMQVENVVEYVAGDESRSTILWVRATNRSTGERVLYRSAEAEGDPPPDAKWRTMDCIDCHNRPAHVFRSPRDTVNEALAAGVLDPRLPSLKQEAIELLTEDYPDRATALAAIADGLPAYYRANFPEVAERETDAIGRAVRELQRIYAENFFPEMKVRWDAYPSHASHLFSPGCFRCHAGKHAADDGRIIRSECNLCHIVRAQGPPEKKQYATTAAGLEFEHPADVGSDWKESPCHECHSGAAP from the coding sequence ATGAGCGAGCGTCCGTCCTTGTGGCGAAATCCCCTGTCGACGGCCGGCTGGGCCATTGCTGCTCTCGCCCTGGTCGCCTTCGTGTTCCTGTGGCTGTACGACACTCTAGCCCCCGGTCCTTCAGCGCCGTATGCGGGCATTGTCATCTTCATCGTAACCCCGGCTTTTTTGCTCTTCGGTTTGGCGCTGGTGCCGGTAGGCTGGTGGTGGAGCTGGCGGCGCTGGAAGCGCACCGGGGCGCCTTGGGTGTTAGAGTGGCCGGTGATCGACTTGAATCGCGCCGCGACCCGTCGGGCGGTGGCTGGCGCAGCCGCTGCGGGCACCGGATTTTTGTTCTTGTCGGCGTTCGGTGCCTTCCAAGCGTACGAGGCCACTGAGTCGGTGACGTTTTGCGGGGCGTTGTGCCACCATGTAATGGGGCCGGAGTACGCTGCCTATCAGATTTCGCCGCACGCGCGGGTCGCGTGCGTGGAGTGCCATGTCGGCTCGGGGGCCGACTGGTACATTCGGTCGAAAGTCTCCGGGGTGCGGCAACTGTATGCCTACCTCACCCATCGCTACGCGCGCCCCATTCCCGTGCCGATTCACAACTTGCGCCCCGCTACGGAGACATGCCAAACCTGCCACTGGCCGGAAAAATCGTACGGCGTCGTCGGGCGCCGTTACGTGTACTTCTTAGCCGACGAGCAAAACAGCCGCTGGGAAACTGACCTGGAATTGCTGGTCGGCGGCGGACGGCCGGGTACACCGGCCGCTAGTGGTATTCACTGGCACATGCAGGTTGAGAACGTGGTGGAATACGTCGCCGGGGATGAAAGCCGTTCGACGATCTTGTGGGTGCGGGCGACGAACCGCTCGACCGGTGAGCGCGTACTCTACCGTTCCGCCGAGGCTGAGGGGGATCCGCCGCCGGATGCGAAGTGGCGTACGATGGACTGCATCGACTGTCACAACCGTCCCGCCCACGTATTCCGTTCGCCTCGCGATACTGTAAACGAGGCCTTGGCCGCGGGTGTGCTCGATCCGCGGCTGCCCTCGCTGAAACAAGAAGCGATCGAGCTGCTAACCGAGGATTACCCTGATCGAGCGACGGCGCTGGCCGCAATCGCGGATGGTTTGCCAGCGTACTACCGTGCGAACTTTCCCGAGGTCGCCGAGCGAGAGACCGATGCTATCGGTCGGGCAGTCCGCGAGCTGCAGCGGATTTATGCAGAAAATTTCTTCCCGGAGATGAAGGTGCGGTGGGATGCCTACCCCTCTCACGCCAGCCATTTATTTTCGCCAGGCTGCTTTCGCTGCCATGCCGGAAAGCACGCGGCCGACGATGGCCGAATCATCCGCAGTGAGTGCAACTTGTGCCACATCGTTCGGGCACAAGGGCCTCCCGAGAAAAAGCAGTACGCCACCACAGCCGCGGGCCTCGAGTTCGAGCACCCGGCCGATGTCGGCTCGGATTGGAAAGAATCGCCCTGCCACGAGTGCCATTCCGGCGCTGCCCCGTGA
- a CDS encoding OmcA/MtrC family decaheme c-type cytochrome translates to MSGSAMRWFEGLVIAAVVAFALGASSRPAGAICVSDCNGDGEVTVDEVVTAVNIALGSAAIAACPAADSNGDQTVSIEEILQAVIAVLQGCPQASPTATPTAAEPTPTPTIAPFSPSPTVAEPTPTPTAAAFTATPTPSPPETPSPTASRTATPIVLPTPVGQGVKSAIVDASFDDSRRLRVLFTLTADDGTPLTPVLTATQNPAQARVRFTLAHIEEYAGGGEFNRSFDRYVNDINRTRPAYDSGGTLETVDATRGLYRYTFRRTLENVVAGATYTVGLQVDRLLEGVQRSANPVFDFVPGGGTPQIRAGSTTAQCNSCHDPLVAHGNRRELRLCTLCHTQEAVDERGRSVDMGVMVHKIHRGKELPSVVSGPPGTKYAIYSSFQRQDIVFAEKHADGTVTGVGFPRAIEYCAVCHSDGATASYHLTRPSTAACTSCHDDVNPSTQPTAAGEPGTNHFQGRGFEDGDCAFCHEADSGREFDVSVAGAHVVPGRSRQLAGLAVNIVGLRDHGAGQRPTVSFRVTDRNGTALTDLSRLNRLAFTLSGPTTEYASMLVAVAAGAGASGTLAGPDESGLFTYRFPFPIPASASGTWAIGAEARRQVTLAGIDPIGPKTFQEAASNPVVTFSVDGSAPVVRRAVVDDQLCAQCHGDFSVDFSVHGNLRNSMEYCVMCHNPDQTDVARRRRDSAAVAAGDATATIDFKVLIHKIHTGEELEQKPYIVYGFGPPPVNFTRFDFSEVLFPGDRRNCRTCHLASTYLIPPFPGPAKGSLLTHLDPVTGNEVVDGREGPITSACTSCHDGAVAKAHAATQTTSAGHEACAVCHAEGRSFPVSGAHARAF, encoded by the coding sequence ATGAGTGGATCGGCTATGCGGTGGTTCGAAGGGCTCGTGATTGCGGCCGTGGTAGCTTTTGCCCTGGGTGCATCCTCTCGACCAGCAGGGGCGATCTGCGTCAGCGATTGCAATGGCGATGGCGAGGTGACGGTGGACGAAGTTGTGACTGCTGTGAACATCGCGCTCGGCTCGGCTGCCATCGCCGCCTGCCCGGCAGCCGACAGCAATGGGGATCAAACGGTCTCCATCGAGGAGATCCTGCAAGCAGTGATCGCCGTGTTGCAGGGATGCCCGCAGGCGTCGCCAACCGCGACCCCTACTGCCGCGGAGCCAACGCCCACGCCCACGATCGCGCCTTTTTCTCCCAGTCCTACCGTGGCCGAGCCGACACCGACGCCCACGGCTGCAGCGTTCACGGCGACGCCGACTCCATCGCCACCGGAAACTCCTTCTCCCACTGCATCGCGGACGGCCACCCCGATCGTTCTCCCCACACCCGTGGGCCAAGGGGTGAAATCCGCGATTGTCGACGCAAGTTTCGATGACAGCCGCCGCTTGCGCGTGCTGTTTACCTTGACGGCGGACGATGGCACGCCTCTCACTCCAGTCTTGACTGCGACGCAAAACCCGGCGCAGGCACGGGTGCGTTTTACGCTAGCGCACATCGAAGAGTACGCCGGCGGCGGGGAGTTCAACCGCTCCTTTGACCGGTATGTGAACGACATCAACCGCACGCGGCCGGCGTACGACTCGGGCGGCACGCTGGAAACGGTGGACGCCACCCGCGGTCTCTACCGCTACACCTTCCGGCGGACACTCGAAAATGTGGTTGCCGGTGCCACCTACACCGTCGGACTGCAAGTCGACCGACTCCTCGAGGGCGTGCAGCGTAGCGCCAACCCGGTGTTCGACTTCGTGCCGGGGGGTGGCACTCCGCAAATTCGCGCCGGCAGCACCACGGCACAATGCAATAGTTGCCACGATCCTCTCGTTGCCCACGGCAATCGGCGCGAACTCCGCCTGTGCACGCTGTGCCACACCCAGGAGGCCGTGGATGAACGCGGGCGCAGCGTGGATATGGGCGTGATGGTGCATAAAATTCACCGCGGCAAGGAGCTGCCCTCGGTTGTTTCCGGGCCGCCGGGAACCAAGTACGCCATCTACAGCAGCTTTCAGCGCCAGGATATCGTGTTTGCCGAAAAGCATGCGGACGGAACGGTCACTGGTGTCGGCTTCCCGCGTGCCATCGAGTACTGCGCTGTATGCCACAGCGACGGCGCCACGGCTTCATACCACCTTACCCGCCCGAGCACTGCAGCTTGCACGTCATGCCACGACGATGTGAATCCATCCACGCAACCGACTGCAGCGGGCGAGCCGGGAACCAATCACTTCCAAGGACGTGGGTTCGAGGATGGCGACTGTGCTTTTTGCCACGAGGCCGACTCCGGGCGAGAATTCGATGTCTCCGTTGCTGGTGCGCACGTGGTCCCGGGTCGCTCGCGCCAGCTTGCTGGCTTGGCAGTGAACATCGTCGGCCTTCGCGATCACGGTGCTGGACAAAGGCCGACGGTGTCGTTCCGGGTGACCGACCGCAATGGCACTGCTTTGACCGATCTCTCCCGCCTTAACCGATTGGCCTTTACCTTGAGTGGACCCACGACAGAGTACGCAAGCATGCTCGTGGCGGTAGCCGCCGGGGCAGGGGCGTCAGGCACGTTGGCCGGCCCCGACGAGAGCGGCCTCTTTACTTACCGCTTCCCGTTCCCCATCCCTGCGAGTGCAAGCGGCACCTGGGCGATCGGCGCTGAGGCGCGGCGGCAGGTCACCTTGGCGGGGATCGATCCGATTGGCCCGAAGACGTTTCAGGAAGCGGCATCGAACCCGGTGGTGACCTTTAGCGTCGACGGCTCTGCGCCAGTGGTGCGTCGGGCAGTCGTGGATGATCAGCTTTGCGCGCAGTGCCACGGCGACTTTTCCGTCGATTTCAGCGTGCACGGGAATCTCCGCAACTCCATGGAGTACTGCGTCATGTGCCACAATCCCGATCAAACCGACGTGGCGCGCCGCCGGCGGGATTCAGCAGCGGTAGCGGCCGGCGATGCTACGGCCACCATCGATTTCAAAGTGCTGATTCACAAAATCCACACCGGCGAAGAGTTGGAGCAAAAGCCTTACATCGTGTATGGCTTCGGCCCGCCACCGGTTAACTTCACGCGCTTCGATTTCTCCGAGGTTCTGTTCCCTGGCGATCGGCGCAATTGCCGCACCTGCCACCTGGCCAGCACGTATTTGATCCCGCCGTTCCCCGGACCTGCCAAGGGCTCGCTGCTCACCCATCTCGATCCGGTTACTGGCAACGAGGTCGTCGACGGACGCGAAGGACCGATCACATCGGCATGCACCTCGTGCCACGATGGTGCAGTGGCCAAAGCCCATGCTGCCACGCAAACGACAAGCGCCGGACACGAAGCCTGTGCAGTCTGCCACGCGGAGGGACGCTCGTTCCCGGTTTCGGGTGCGCATGCACGGGCGTTCTGA
- a CDS encoding tetratricopeptide repeat protein, with product MSFVVPRCAAALACALLAGFGGAAVYAQSASEIQAEVRRAIAHWPAGQPPAEPAALQAAVERLGPAALQFIALMDRGIQSGTEGKDRATLLEAYRTVSQPLEAIYEKTGGQLERMVKRVIEEDGDLEALYDSPEYRQGQAIGAQALYYLNWVRFYGARLFDGAQRKALLEKAASGFASFLGGEKTTDLQRESLLGRGLCALELGEFDAAIEDLQAVADDPQNPPDRRLKARLALLDGLVRNGRYAEAVKVSAALAGPDSGDPRALFLRARALLELAKKSAGPDGERQRKEAVALLERVRRAGGAWEERAQQLLLASVDDPTKYAQDATSPRARLELVKMMLQRKEFTQAVRTLEDMAKGTQLSPALDAERRYLLGLAYFQLGSWEAAARELEQALTLQRKEDAAEAAYLRFKAREKLAADKPEAADTPEYERALRDYVERFPQHRFAYEAYFRLGELLQRRQQCAEALEYYRNVTGDAEFKLRARFGALQCRVALLGTRGRPSESAMQEVGEELRALSAELARAEEGKTMDKQALSSMRAKLVLLQAAWESWQPEPNWQAIAQMLDGFEQRYPQQAELVPAVVRLRLLALAELAQFPAAEQEAGRNGAKLLQQYGKEEVEQLAIKFIRKGTALRNAGDASADVAAQRVALQLYRALAEAGALNESGELTLTRLYENTGDLERAEQLYRRALEAKPNSLPLLRALARLVEARGRREEAVQLWKRYTEAARPGDAPWYEGQYQLARLDQENGATKAACARLQELKPAMPGLSDHELRARLDALYKSVCR from the coding sequence GTGAGTTTCGTGGTCCCACGCTGCGCGGCTGCCCTTGCCTGCGCGCTCCTTGCAGGTTTCGGGGGCGCCGCGGTGTACGCCCAAAGCGCGAGCGAGATCCAAGCCGAGGTTCGGCGCGCGATTGCCCACTGGCCTGCTGGTCAGCCACCGGCGGAGCCGGCAGCCTTGCAGGCCGCAGTGGAACGTCTCGGCCCTGCGGCGCTCCAGTTCATCGCGTTGATGGACCGCGGGATACAAAGCGGCACCGAAGGAAAGGATCGCGCCACATTGCTCGAAGCGTACCGTACCGTGAGCCAGCCGTTGGAAGCGATTTACGAAAAAACCGGCGGCCAGCTCGAACGGATGGTGAAAAGGGTCATCGAGGAAGATGGCGACCTCGAGGCGCTTTACGATTCCCCGGAGTATCGCCAAGGGCAAGCGATCGGCGCGCAGGCGTTGTATTACTTGAACTGGGTGCGGTTTTACGGCGCTCGCCTGTTCGACGGGGCGCAGCGCAAGGCGCTGCTCGAAAAGGCGGCGAGCGGTTTCGCGAGCTTTCTCGGCGGGGAGAAGACCACCGACTTACAACGAGAAAGCTTGCTCGGCCGCGGGTTGTGTGCCCTCGAGCTTGGCGAGTTCGACGCTGCGATCGAGGACTTGCAAGCAGTTGCCGATGACCCGCAAAACCCGCCCGACCGCCGCCTGAAGGCACGGCTTGCGCTCCTCGATGGCTTAGTGCGCAACGGACGCTACGCCGAAGCGGTGAAGGTGTCCGCCGCACTCGCTGGACCCGATAGCGGAGATCCCCGCGCTTTATTTTTGCGGGCTCGTGCATTGCTCGAGCTGGCGAAGAAAAGCGCGGGCCCGGACGGCGAACGCCAGCGCAAGGAAGCCGTGGCCTTGCTGGAACGCGTGCGGCGTGCCGGTGGGGCGTGGGAAGAGCGAGCGCAGCAGTTGCTGCTCGCATCGGTGGACGATCCCACCAAGTACGCGCAAGATGCCACCAGCCCGCGGGCGCGTTTGGAGCTAGTGAAGATGATGTTGCAGCGAAAAGAGTTCACGCAGGCCGTGCGCACTCTGGAGGACATGGCCAAAGGGACGCAACTTTCGCCTGCTCTCGACGCCGAGCGGAGGTATTTGCTGGGCTTGGCCTATTTTCAGCTCGGTTCGTGGGAGGCAGCGGCTCGCGAGCTCGAGCAAGCCCTCACCCTGCAACGGAAAGAAGACGCGGCCGAAGCTGCCTACTTGCGCTTTAAAGCCCGCGAGAAGCTTGCCGCCGACAAACCCGAAGCGGCGGACACGCCCGAATACGAACGGGCGCTGCGCGATTACGTAGAACGCTTCCCCCAGCACCGATTTGCTTACGAAGCGTATTTTCGCCTTGGCGAGCTCCTGCAGCGCCGGCAGCAGTGCGCCGAGGCGCTCGAGTACTACCGCAACGTTACCGGCGATGCCGAATTCAAGCTCCGCGCTCGCTTCGGTGCGTTGCAGTGTCGCGTGGCTTTGCTCGGAACGAGAGGGCGTCCGAGCGAGTCGGCTATGCAAGAGGTTGGCGAGGAACTGCGGGCCTTGAGTGCTGAGCTGGCACGCGCGGAGGAAGGCAAGACCATGGACAAACAGGCGCTGAGCAGCATGCGGGCGAAGCTCGTGTTGCTGCAAGCCGCGTGGGAAAGTTGGCAGCCGGAACCCAATTGGCAGGCGATTGCCCAAATGTTGGATGGCTTCGAGCAACGTTACCCGCAGCAGGCGGAGCTTGTACCCGCGGTGGTGCGGCTGCGCTTGTTGGCATTGGCTGAACTGGCGCAGTTCCCGGCCGCGGAACAGGAAGCCGGCCGCAACGGGGCCAAGCTCCTGCAGCAGTACGGAAAAGAGGAAGTGGAACAGTTAGCAATCAAGTTCATCCGCAAGGGCACCGCCCTGCGCAATGCCGGCGATGCCAGTGCCGACGTGGCTGCTCAGAGGGTGGCGCTGCAGTTGTACCGTGCGCTGGCGGAAGCGGGCGCATTGAACGAAAGCGGCGAACTGACCTTGACGCGCCTTTACGAAAACACTGGAGACCTCGAACGCGCCGAGCAGCTTTATCGTCGAGCGTTGGAAGCCAAACCGAATTCGCTGCCGTTGCTGCGTGCACTGGCGCGCCTGGTAGAAGCGCGCGGCCGCCGCGAAGAGGCCGTGCAATTGTGGAAGCGCTACACCGAAGCGGCCCGGCCGGGGGATGCCCCCTGGTACGAAGGTCAATACCAACTCGCCCGCTTGGATCAGGAAAATGGCGCCACGAAAGCTGCGTGTGCCCGCTTACAAGAGCTCAAGCCAGCCATGCCTGGCCTCAGTGACCACGAGCTCCGCGCCCGCCTAGACGCTCTCTACAAATCAGTGTGCCGCTGA
- a CDS encoding VWA domain-containing protein: MPAAPASPQKPFDPWAPRPGRTARWFVVSGLVHVGLLFVFATVTLTVIQKIEQIRVKVEEEAVPGEEVFEGADSLRDVAGALKPETALPQKAQAGSPAVQGVRAPELPSIGGFGPKIGGPVVDMAVPVSFGAGGGGIGGLGGRFGEYVGGLRKVGLDVVLVIDTTHSMQFVIDEVRGRLKEFVATLQRLVPTTRVGIVVFRDKGDDYVVKWTDLSFNTQKLVDFLSTIQAGGGGDWEEAVKDALDTAVHELKWRKQAKKVIILVGDAPPHSWEVDEVKRIVREFRQQGGYFSAIDVTQPSHEIFDRFMWRSLHGSEPYKPSPMPEHYKEVARVFGELSKLGGGEMVQLGNNKVLMRTILELTFGSRWKTEMAKYVKELL, from the coding sequence ATGCCCGCTGCACCTGCTTCGCCGCAAAAACCTTTCGATCCGTGGGCGCCGCGCCCGGGGCGCACCGCCCGTTGGTTCGTGGTGTCGGGATTGGTGCACGTGGGGCTCTTGTTCGTATTCGCGACGGTCACGCTGACGGTCATTCAAAAGATCGAACAAATCCGCGTAAAAGTGGAGGAGGAAGCGGTTCCCGGTGAGGAGGTCTTCGAAGGTGCCGATTCCCTGCGGGATGTGGCTGGGGCGCTCAAGCCCGAGACTGCACTCCCGCAAAAGGCGCAGGCGGGAAGCCCCGCGGTGCAAGGGGTGCGTGCACCGGAACTGCCCAGCATCGGGGGCTTCGGGCCGAAAATTGGTGGACCGGTAGTCGACATGGCGGTGCCGGTGTCGTTTGGCGCGGGCGGAGGTGGCATTGGCGGCCTCGGCGGGCGCTTTGGCGAGTACGTGGGCGGATTGCGCAAGGTGGGGCTCGATGTGGTTTTGGTCATCGATACCACCCACAGCATGCAGTTCGTGATCGACGAAGTTCGCGGACGTTTGAAGGAGTTCGTTGCCACCCTGCAAAGATTGGTGCCGACCACACGCGTGGGCATCGTCGTCTTTCGGGACAAGGGCGACGACTACGTGGTCAAATGGACCGACCTGAGTTTCAACACCCAAAAGTTGGTCGACTTTCTTTCCACCATCCAAGCCGGCGGTGGGGGCGATTGGGAGGAAGCCGTCAAAGATGCACTCGATACCGCGGTGCACGAGCTCAAGTGGCGCAAGCAAGCAAAGAAGGTGATCATTTTGGTCGGCGATGCTCCGCCGCATTCGTGGGAGGTCGACGAAGTGAAACGGATCGTGCGCGAGTTTCGCCAACAAGGCGGGTACTTCAGCGCCATTGACGTGACCCAACCATCGCACGAAATCTTCGATCGTTTCATGTGGCGCTCTTTGCACGGCAGCGAGCCGTACAAGCCGTCACCCATGCCCGAGCATTACAAAGAGGTGGCGCGCGTGTTCGGCGAACTGAGCAAACTCGGCGGCGGGGAGATGGTCCAGCTCGGAAACAACAAGGTGCTGATGCGGACCATCCTCGAGCTGACGTTCGGCTCTCGTTGGAAAACTGAAATGGCAAAGTACGTGAAGGAGCTTCTGTGA
- a CDS encoding biopolymer transporter ExbD, which translates to MAFSTRHRGLKGIVSEINITPLTDIFLVLLIIFMVTSAAMVESGAKISLPEVDATAAQPREITITVTPQNDIYVNAQLTPYEQLEDTLRQLIQARPDVPVVLEGDRDVLFGQAVKILSLAQKAGATQIAIAAERRRLN; encoded by the coding sequence GTGGCGTTTAGTACTCGGCATCGTGGCCTCAAGGGCATTGTCTCGGAAATCAACATCACGCCGCTCACCGATATTTTCCTCGTGTTGCTGATTATCTTCATGGTCACCAGCGCGGCTATGGTCGAGTCCGGAGCCAAGATCAGCCTACCGGAAGTGGATGCCACCGCCGCGCAACCGCGGGAAATCACGATCACGGTGACACCTCAGAACGACATTTACGTGAACGCACAACTCACTCCCTACGAGCAGCTCGAAGACACGCTGCGCCAGCTCATCCAAGCGCGGCCTGACGTGCCCGTGGTCCTCGAGGGCGATCGCGATGTGCTCTTTGGTCAAGCGGTGAAAATCCTGTCGCTTGCCCAAAAAGCCGGGGCCACGCAAATTGCCATTGCCGCTGAGCGACGGCGTCTGAACTAA
- a CDS encoding MotA/TolQ/ExbB proton channel family protein has product MIQQGWIATYPLLAFSVATVTIILERAWSLRGIIPQTLQLAEAIRSPLESGDFQTALQATQAQASTPAGRIFSDVIARHATDSLEYLSDLTEDKRFEEIEALKGPLWVLGTVSSSAPFIGLFGTVVGIIKAFHSMAVMGSGGFSVVAAGISEALVATALGLGVAIVALVFYNFFQTQIERIEAALTIACNRVLDAIHLGRKARGV; this is encoded by the coding sequence ATGATTCAGCAAGGGTGGATTGCCACCTACCCCTTGCTCGCGTTTTCCGTGGCAACGGTAACGATTATCCTAGAACGCGCGTGGTCGCTGCGCGGAATCATTCCGCAAACCTTGCAATTGGCTGAGGCCATCCGCTCGCCGCTGGAAAGCGGCGACTTCCAAACCGCACTCCAAGCGACACAAGCTCAAGCGAGTACGCCAGCCGGGCGAATCTTTTCCGACGTGATTGCGCGGCACGCCACCGACTCGCTCGAGTACTTGTCGGATTTGACCGAGGACAAGCGCTTTGAAGAGATCGAAGCTCTTAAGGGGCCGCTTTGGGTGCTTGGCACGGTGAGCAGCTCCGCGCCGTTTATTGGTCTGTTCGGCACAGTGGTGGGCATTATCAAAGCGTTTCACAGCATGGCGGTGATGGGCAGCGGCGGCTTTTCTGTAGTCGCCGCCGGGATTTCCGAAGCGCTCGTGGCCACGGCCTTGGGCCTAGGCGTCGCCATCGTTGCACTCGTGTTTTACAACTTTTTCCAAACCCAGATTGAACGCATCGAAGCTGCGCTCACGATTGCGTGCAATCGTGTTCTCGATGCCATCCACCTAGGGAGGAAGGCCCGTGGCGTTTAG
- a CDS encoding MBL fold metallo-hydrolase, translating into MGSDVERSAQLKLRFWGVRGSYPTPGASTARIGGNSVCMEVEAGGVSLAFDAGTGLIALGQRLVKERTRGTVHVFLSHYHHDHIEGLRFFQPAYHPNWRTVVYGPALPGARVEQALSLSMAPPFFPVALHELSGVVKLHSLHHGQEVRLGTKPAVKVRLFVSRAHPKLGVGLYRVECAGNRVVYATDIESARGGLEDVVTLARGADVLVHDAQYTDEEYRDALRSRVGWGHSTVAMACEAARLAGVRRLVLYHHDPSHDDATMRALDRDARRLFRASVIAREGMEIEVK; encoded by the coding sequence ATGGGGTCGGATGTTGAGCGGAGCGCGCAGCTCAAGCTGCGTTTTTGGGGAGTGCGGGGAAGCTATCCGACTCCGGGGGCCAGCACTGCTCGTATCGGCGGCAATTCGGTGTGCATGGAGGTCGAGGCGGGCGGGGTTTCGCTCGCGTTCGACGCTGGCACTGGCCTCATTGCCCTGGGGCAGCGGCTCGTCAAGGAGCGCACGCGTGGCACGGTGCACGTGTTTCTCAGCCACTACCATCACGATCACATCGAGGGACTGAGGTTTTTTCAACCAGCGTACCACCCCAACTGGCGCACGGTGGTTTACGGCCCGGCCTTGCCCGGTGCGCGGGTCGAGCAGGCATTGTCGTTAAGCATGGCGCCGCCATTTTTTCCTGTGGCCCTTCACGAGTTATCCGGCGTCGTCAAACTGCACTCGCTGCATCACGGGCAAGAGGTACGCCTCGGCACCAAGCCTGCGGTGAAAGTGCGCCTATTTGTGAGCCGAGCGCACCCAAAACTGGGCGTCGGCCTCTATCGCGTGGAGTGCGCGGGGAATAGAGTCGTATACGCCACCGACATCGAAAGCGCACGGGGCGGACTGGAAGACGTGGTCACGCTCGCCCGTGGTGCCGATGTTCTCGTACACGACGCCCAGTACACCGACGAGGAATACCGCGACGCCCTGCGCAGCCGTGTGGGCTGGGGTCACAGTACGGTGGCCATGGCTTGTGAGGCGGCGCGCTTAGCCGGCGTGCGGCGGCTCGTTCTGTACCATCACGACCCGAGTCACGACGATGCCACAATGCGCGCCCTCGATCGTGATGCCCGCCGTTTGTTCCGCGCTAGCGTGATTGCGCGGGAGGGCATGGAAATAGAGGTGAAGTAG